CTTCTTGGAAGTCATTCGGCCATGGTGCAACAGGCCAGTTCGGATATTTGGCATCCTCATGGTCTCCCGGACAACCGGAGAATGTGTTTACAACAGGCACTTCCAGTTTCTCAGCCAGTTCTACCGTCTTAACGAAATCATCGTGGAATCCTTTCGCAATATCCTTTTGTGGATGAAGCGGGTTACCGTGACAGCTCAGTGCGCTGATGGTCAGACCGCGAGATTCTACTGCATTTTTGAAGTTTTTCAATGCTGTCGGGTTGCTCAGAAGCTCATCCGGTTTACAATGAGCATTCCCTGGATGTCCACCAGTTCCGATTTCTACTGCTTTCAAGCCTTTGGATGCAACATAGTCGAGTGCATCCTCCAATTTACGTCCTCCGAATAGTACCAAAAATACGCCGAGTTTCAAGTGCGATTCCTCCCTAGATTAAATATCATATTAATTGCTGGTTTTATGAACCATGAACTGCATAAATATACCGTTCAGATCACATGATTGTATCGTTATTGTGGAAAATCAAGAGCTTTTCTATCCTGAAAATAAACGTAAGAATACTGGTTATTTCATTGGAAATGACATCCGGTCGGTTTAGTCGAAATAAACCGCTTTGCCTGTCTGAGCAGACTCGTAGATCGCTTCAAGAATCTGAGTAACCACGATGGCTTGTTCAGGTTTTACAACTGGATCTTTGTCTTCTATGATCGCTTCAAGCCACATTCTAGCTTCACGATCCGCTTCATTTTCTGCACTACCGGAATAAAAAGCAACCCCGCCTGCATCCAGATCTACCTTAGTTTCAAACAGACGGCTGCGTTTCTCGCCATTGATACGCAGACCATCTTTCATATCCGCGCCACCTTCTGTTCCGCAAAGCAGTGATTTCGCTTCGCCGAACTCAGCTACGTTCAGCGCCCAGCTGGACTCGATGATAATTGTAGCCCCATTCTCCATCGTCACAAAGCCGAATGCAGAATCCTCTACCTTAAATTGTTCCGGGTCCCACGGACCAAAAGCATTGGCCGCATTCTCACGTTGACCCAGCTTGTGGAAAGTTGAGCCCATAACACTCTTCGGCTTGTAATTATCCATCAGCCAAAGAGTCAGGTCCAATGCATGCGTACCGATATCAATTAGCGGTCCTCCACCCTGCTTTTCCTCATCAAGGAACACACCCCAGGTAGGTACAG
This window of the Paenibacillus marchantiae genome carries:
- a CDS encoding Gfo/Idh/MocA family protein produces the protein MSKVLNIAIVGCGGIAKGKHMPSLSKQSQGRMVAFCDIVKERAEEAAAEFGAEGAKVYTDYHEMLKDESIDVVHVCTPNDSHSVITVASLEAGKHVMCEKPMAKTSAQAQAMLEAAQRTGKKLSIAYQNRFRNDSQYLKQMCEEGELGDIYFGKAIALRRRAVPTWGVFLDEEKQGGGPLIDIGTHALDLTLWLMDNYKPKSVMGSTFHKLGQRENAANAFGPWDPEQFKVEDSAFGFVTMENGATIIIESSWALNVAEFGEAKSLLCGTEGGADMKDGLRINGEKRSRLFETKVDLDAGGVAFYSGSAENEADREARMWLEAIIEDKDPVVKPEQAIVVTQILEAIYESAQTGKAVYFD